Below is a window of Candidatus Binatia bacterium DNA.
TCCGGCTTGAGCAGCCAGTCCGTCGCCACGACCCAGGCGCGGATAAAACGGATCGTGACGTCGCGATGCCCTTCGAGCCACGAGCGGTGCGTCCAGCCGCAGGTCAGCGGCCAATTGGAAACGTAATCCTCCGCGCGCGCGAGGAGGATACCACCAGACACAAAGGCTTTTTCCGTTGATGGCGGCGTCAGCATCGCTGCGGCGACCTTGCCCTGGAGAAACGCTTCGAGCCGTTTGGGCGAGCTGCCGATGATCGCGATCCGGTAATCGCTTTCGTTTATGCCGTGGCTGCGGAGAATTTTCATCCGGATGAGATCGAGATTCGAGTCGCCGGGATCGCCGGCGATTAGCTTGCCGCGCAGCGCATCTAAAGAAACTATGCCGGGTCTGCCGACGAGACTCGCCGTTAGGCCTTCTTCAGCTTGCAGGAAAAGAAGGTAGTCCATTCCATCCCGCGTCGTCCGCGCGATCATCGTGTCCGCGCTGCTGAGCGTAAAATCCCAACGTCCTTCGGCGATCCCGCGATTGTGATCCGGCGCGTAGGTCGCTTCGTCGAAGCGGACTTCGATCCCTTCCTTCTCGAAGTAGCCCTTGTATTGAGCCACCAGATGCGGCGGCCTCATGTGGTAGCCGGTAGTGCGAAGGATATCCATCGGAGTCAGCGAGAGGGACGGCGCCTGGCTGGAGAGTTGATCTCCTGGATGAACGAAACGAGCGGCCGCCCAAGCTCGGGGGCCGCACGCGATATGCCTAGGTGTACAATCTGTCGATGAACCCGCTATCGTCGATTTTTCTTAGATAGTGCAT
It encodes the following:
- a CDS encoding ABC transporter substrate-binding protein, with amino-acid sequence MDILRTTGYHMRPPHLVAQYKGYFEKEGIEVRFDEATYAPDHNRGIAEGRWDFTLSSADTMIARTTRDGMDYLLFLQAEEGLTASLVGRPGIVSLDALRGKLIAGDPGDSNLDLIRMKILRSHGINESDYRIAIIGSSPKRLEAFLQGKVAAAMLTPPSTEKAFVSGGILLARAEDYVSNWPLTCGWTHRSWLEGHRDVTIRFIRAWVVATDWLLKPENREETIRLIVEEEHLDRTRAEEAYAKVVPKARLNPEA